The following coding sequences are from one Granulicella sp. L56 window:
- a CDS encoding TonB-dependent receptor: MNYARFRLLSLVMLCLMFLPFAQAQDNATINGTVRDSTGAVIPNADITLTNLATDQARHVTSNSAGDYRFANVGVGHHTLSISSPGFQKYTKTDIVVNVAQTLEENAVLIVGSQGQTIVVEANALQLQSETSELSNLISGQQVTQLATNGRNLTALATLSMGVSNNLPDFNTVNANTSGNGISFNGTRANHNVYLLDGAEMNDRGCGGCFDILPSLDALAEFQTLNSNYSPDYGIGSGGTILMVVKSGSRDFHGGLWEFNRNEAYDANNYFSNLAGQSRPELRLNEFGGNIGGPLWIPHVYNNSRKRTFFFVNEEWRRLVVGSAPSVVNTIASSNFPTAGQPVTYTVPSNGTVPQVPLTADPAKLALYQADGLTPGQPFLHNIIPANLIDPNAVLEMNAGTFPKPNFGTGQYISSIPQPTNVHEDVVRIDHAIDSKLQLMGRYVHDAVTQTSYPPQWGDSSYPTTGSTMLNPAWMAAFKLTQMYSPSLLNETAFNYSDNTVTINPQGVSAQPSGWTGTTFFPLANNIGSRMPEIDLGAPYNTNWSSNYFPWKNFYASYQIRDDLSWTKGKHQFKFGFSYLRVVKNQQLQANTQGTAHFDSSAYSKDSYVNFLLGDAASFTQLQYLANKHWVNNNYGFYGNDNWHVTPRLTLNFGLRFDGLPHAFERFNQFANFVPTDYSAAQGYPLNPDGTLNPSSLTSYGGQAFYLNGIREAGVDGFPRGAVQNKYNTWQPRIGFAYDLSGDGKTVFRGGIGVFYERVQGNDVYNAAQNPPFAYQPSATNVYFSNPNTSALNGVTTTQAFPSTLTNLKYNYPPPGTTTFSLGFQRQLAQSVIAVLQYGGSTGWDQNDDRGINTLPLTDPNNPGNPYGLRQSVADGSVNANLYRIYPGYSSIVQEENEANFNYHSLQAGLRMENRHGLTLQLAYTWSHEIDDGSGDLNSLSNPFNAGYDRGSGGLDRRHIFNASYIYSIPFFTHSSNIVERSFLGGWEFSGITIAQSGTPQSISYNGADTIGLGGNTSNRPDLLGKVSYPKKRSAWFNTSAFASPVAPWNGGANQGFGNAGKDAVVLPGRFNFNLSLFKSIAFTSSGEGPSLQLRIETFNAFNHTQFNGIDSGSTDSNFGQITSAYDPRVLQLGAKLHF, translated from the coding sequence AACGGAACCGTACGAGATTCCACGGGAGCAGTAATTCCAAATGCGGACATTACTCTCACTAATCTAGCCACCGATCAAGCAAGACATGTCACGTCGAACAGTGCAGGAGACTACCGTTTTGCTAATGTGGGCGTTGGCCATCACACGCTCAGCATTTCATCGCCAGGATTTCAGAAATACACCAAGACTGACATTGTTGTGAACGTCGCTCAAACGCTGGAAGAGAACGCCGTCCTTATTGTCGGTAGTCAAGGTCAGACGATAGTAGTTGAAGCGAACGCGTTGCAGCTTCAATCAGAAACCAGTGAACTCAGCAATTTGATCAGCGGCCAGCAGGTTACACAGTTGGCCACCAATGGCCGCAATCTGACAGCACTTGCGACCCTTAGCATGGGCGTCTCAAACAACTTGCCGGATTTCAACACGGTAAATGCTAATACATCTGGTAACGGAATCAGCTTCAATGGAACTCGCGCGAATCACAATGTGTACCTGTTGGATGGCGCAGAGATGAACGATCGCGGATGCGGTGGTTGCTTCGATATACTGCCCTCGCTCGACGCGCTCGCAGAGTTCCAGACTCTCAACAGCAACTACAGCCCCGATTATGGGATTGGCTCGGGTGGAACAATCCTCATGGTCGTTAAGTCCGGAAGCCGAGATTTCCACGGCGGACTGTGGGAGTTCAATCGGAATGAAGCATACGACGCAAATAACTACTTTAGCAATCTCGCAGGCCAGTCACGGCCCGAGCTTCGGTTGAATGAATTCGGAGGTAATATCGGAGGTCCACTGTGGATCCCGCATGTATATAACAACTCTCGTAAGAGAACGTTCTTCTTCGTGAATGAAGAGTGGCGGAGGCTTGTCGTCGGAAGCGCCCCATCGGTTGTGAATACCATCGCATCAAGCAATTTTCCTACGGCTGGACAACCAGTGACATACACTGTTCCATCTAACGGCACTGTCCCACAGGTTCCACTCACTGCCGATCCTGCCAAATTGGCACTCTATCAAGCTGATGGACTGACTCCCGGACAGCCCTTCCTACATAATATAATTCCAGCTAATTTGATCGATCCGAATGCGGTTCTCGAGATGAACGCCGGGACCTTCCCGAAGCCAAATTTTGGAACTGGGCAATATATTTCGTCTATTCCTCAACCGACCAATGTTCACGAAGACGTGGTTCGCATCGACCATGCTATTGACAGCAAGTTACAGCTAATGGGTCGCTATGTACATGATGCGGTCACTCAGACATCGTATCCGCCACAGTGGGGCGATAGTAGTTACCCAACGACTGGCTCGACCATGCTCAATCCAGCATGGATGGCGGCGTTCAAGTTAACTCAAATGTATTCTCCTTCGCTGCTCAACGAAACCGCATTCAATTACAGCGACAATACGGTTACGATCAACCCTCAAGGTGTATCGGCTCAGCCATCCGGATGGACAGGCACAACCTTCTTTCCGCTTGCCAATAACATAGGCAGCCGCATGCCTGAGATCGATCTGGGCGCTCCATACAACACCAACTGGAGTTCAAACTACTTTCCATGGAAGAATTTTTACGCAAGCTATCAGATTCGTGACGATCTATCGTGGACAAAAGGCAAGCACCAATTCAAATTCGGTTTCAGCTATTTGCGAGTTGTTAAAAACCAGCAACTTCAGGCAAACACTCAAGGGACTGCCCACTTCGACTCAAGCGCATATTCCAAAGACTCGTATGTAAACTTCCTGCTCGGAGATGCTGCCAGCTTTACACAACTTCAATATCTGGCAAACAAGCATTGGGTCAATAACAACTATGGCTTCTATGGCAACGACAACTGGCACGTTACGCCCCGTCTAACCCTCAATTTCGGGCTTCGGTTCGACGGGTTGCCGCACGCGTTTGAGCGATTCAACCAGTTCGCGAATTTCGTTCCGACAGACTATAGCGCCGCACAAGGTTATCCCCTCAATCCAGATGGAACCCTCAATCCTAGCTCACTGACATCCTATGGCGGTCAGGCGTTCTATCTCAACGGCATCAGGGAAGCGGGTGTCGATGGGTTCCCCCGTGGAGCGGTTCAGAATAAATACAATACCTGGCAGCCTCGGATAGGCTTCGCCTACGATCTCTCCGGCGATGGAAAGACAGTGTTTCGCGGTGGTATTGGAGTTTTTTATGAGCGCGTACAAGGCAACGATGTATATAACGCGGCTCAGAATCCTCCGTTCGCATACCAACCCTCCGCCACCAACGTTTATTTCTCAAATCCGAATACCAGTGCTTTGAATGGAGTAACAACGACTCAGGCCTTTCCTTCTACCCTTACCAATTTGAAGTACAACTATCCTCCGCCCGGAACCACTACGTTCAGCCTGGGCTTCCAACGACAGCTTGCACAATCTGTTATTGCGGTTCTACAGTATGGAGGCTCTACAGGCTGGGATCAGAACGATGACCGTGGAATAAATACCCTCCCCTTGACCGATCCAAATAATCCAGGCAATCCGTATGGCCTTCGACAGAGTGTTGCTGACGGCTCAGTGAACGCGAACCTCTATCGGATTTACCCTGGCTATAGCTCAATTGTGCAAGAGGAGAACGAAGCTAATTTCAACTATCACTCACTCCAAGCTGGTCTACGCATGGAAAATCGGCATGGACTTACTTTACAACTGGCCTATACCTGGTCTCATGAAATCGATGACGGTAGCGGAGATTTGAACTCACTCTCTAATCCCTTCAATGCCGGCTACGACCGTGGCTCAGGAGGATTAGACCGACGCCACATCTTTAACGCGAGTTATATCTATAGCATTCCATTCTTCACGCATAGTTCCAACATCGTAGAACGCTCGTTCCTTGGAGGTTGGGAATTCTCTGGCATCACGATCGCGCAATCAGGGACCCCGCAGTCTATTTCCTATAACGGTGCCGACACTATTGGTCTGGGTGGCAACACTAGTAATCGCCCTGATCTGCTCGGTAAGGTCTCCTATCCGAAAAAGCGGTCAGCTTGGTTCAACACTAGCGCTTTTGCGAGTCCGGTTGCCCCGTGGAATGGAGGTGCAAACCAAGGGTTCGGCAATGCTGGGAAGGATGCGGTTGTCCTGCCTGGCCGATTTAACTTCAATCTGTCTCTGTTCAAGTCCATTGCATTTACATCATCTGGCGAAGGGCCGAGTCTTCAACTACGAATCGAAACCTTCAACGCTTTCAATCACACGCAATTTAATGGAATCGACTCTGGATCGACGGATTCGAACTTCGGACAGATCACCTCTGCTTATGATCCTCGCGTA